One Cryptomeria japonica chromosome 9, Sugi_1.0, whole genome shotgun sequence genomic window carries:
- the LOC131030216 gene encoding monooxygenase 2 isoform X1: MNINCISEKNLPLIPTMEKCEDVVVVGGGVAGLATALALHRVGLKSLVLERADCLRTAGAAFIMWPNAWKALDVLGVSDSLRPFYSQLDGIRGSSICTGVCKNVPLNSGGKGDSSMKLESRCIERMTLLEALAKELPEGSIRFDSKIVSLQRDTLSPFTTLELADGTSLTAKIVIGCDGVYSAVARYMGLPPAKSSGRVAIRGMVTYTEGHHFEKLMVQLWGKGARAGFLTCTDKKVYWFVTRRSHPQDAEICGDAERVRHTTLEIVRDFPEPIAELIKSSPAETINMADLKVRWVWPWEWGRGMEKGKGSVTIVGDALHPVTPDLGQGACTALEDAVHLSRCLEQAIKSVNMAEWGEAEVEKIESCFNKYLEERRWRISGIASAAFVIGLIQEGSSRLARFIRDWIFFPLFSMRYILYFVHN; encoded by the exons ATGAATATCAATTGCATCTCTGAAAAGAATCTTCCATTAATACCTACCATGGAGAAATGCGAAGATGTTGTGGTTGTAGGAGGGGGAGTTGCAGGGCTAGCCACTGCACTTGCTCTCCATAG GGTGGGATTGAAGAGCCTGGTACTTGAGCGCGCTGATTGCCTTCGAACTGCCGGCGCTGCCTTCATCATGTGGCCTAATGCCTGGAAAGCACTTGATGTTCTCGGCGTATCAGATTCCCTTCGCCCATTTTACTCTCAACTTGACGG GATTCGGGGCTCTTCAATTTGCACTGGTGTCTGTAAGAATGTCCCCCTCAATAGTGGAGGCAAAGG GGATTCAAGTATGAAACTGGAATCTCGGTGCATAGAAAGAATGACACTTTTGGAAGCGCTAGCCAAGGAATTGCCTGAGGGGAGCATCAGATTCGACTCCAAAATCGTTTCCCTACAGAGAGACACTCTCTCCCCTTTCACCACACTAGAGCTTGCAGACGGAACATCCCTCACAGCAAAG ATTGTGATAGGATGTGATGGAGTGTACTCAGCGGTTGCAAGATATATGGGCCTCCCACCAGCCAAATCATCCGGACGAGTTGCCATTAGAGGCATGGTCACATATACAGAAGGCCACCATTTCGAGAAGCTCATGGTACAGCTTTGGGGTAAAGGAGCAAGGGCAGGGTTTCTCACTTGTACCGACAAAAAAGTTTACTGGTTTGTGACTAGGAGATCCCATCCACAAG ATGCAGAGATCTGTGGGGATGCTGAGAGGGTTAGGCATACAACTCTGGAGATTGTTAGAGATTTCCCTGAGCCCATTGCAGAACTAATAAAGTCGAGCCCAGCGGAGACCATTAATATGGCAGATCTAAAGGTGAGGTGGGTTTGGCCATGGGAGTGGGGAAGAGGGATGGAAAAAGGAAAGGGAAGTGTAACCATTGTTGGAGATGCGTTGCACCCAGTGACGCCTGATCTTGGTCAGGGCGCCTGTACGGCTCTAGAGGACGCTGTCCATCTCAGCAGATGCTTAGAACAAGCCATCAAATCTGTAAACATGGCGGAGTGGGGAGAAGCCGAGGTGGAAAAGATAGAATCCTGTTTCAACAAATACCTAGAGGAGAGGAGATGGCGAATATCTGGTATTGCAAGTGCTGCATTTGTGATAGGACTTATACAGGAGGGATCCTCAAGACTCGCACGTTTTATTCGTGATTGGATTTTCTTCCCTTTGTTCTCTATGAGATATATTCTCTACTTTGTACACAATTAG
- the LOC131030216 gene encoding monooxygenase 2 isoform X3 yields MWPNAWKALDVLGVSDSLRPFYSQLDGIRGSSICTGVCKNVPLNSGGKGDSSMKLESRCIERMTLLEALAKELPEGSIRFDSKIVSLQRDTLSPFTTLELADGTSLTAKIVIGCDGVYSAVARYMGLPPAKSSGRVAIRGMVTYTEGHHFEKLMVQLWGKGARAGFLTCTDKKVYWFVTRRSHPQDAEICGDAERVRHTTLEIVRDFPEPIAELIKSSPAETINMADLKVRWVWPWEWGRGMEKGKGSVTIVGDALHPVTPDLGQGACTALEDAVHLSRCLEQAIKSVNMAEWGEAEVEKIESCFNKYLEERRWRISGIASAAFVIGLIQEGSSRLARFIRDWIFFPLFSMRYILYFVHN; encoded by the exons ATGTGGCCTAATGCCTGGAAAGCACTTGATGTTCTCGGCGTATCAGATTCCCTTCGCCCATTTTACTCTCAACTTGACGG GATTCGGGGCTCTTCAATTTGCACTGGTGTCTGTAAGAATGTCCCCCTCAATAGTGGAGGCAAAGG GGATTCAAGTATGAAACTGGAATCTCGGTGCATAGAAAGAATGACACTTTTGGAAGCGCTAGCCAAGGAATTGCCTGAGGGGAGCATCAGATTCGACTCCAAAATCGTTTCCCTACAGAGAGACACTCTCTCCCCTTTCACCACACTAGAGCTTGCAGACGGAACATCCCTCACAGCAAAG ATTGTGATAGGATGTGATGGAGTGTACTCAGCGGTTGCAAGATATATGGGCCTCCCACCAGCCAAATCATCCGGACGAGTTGCCATTAGAGGCATGGTCACATATACAGAAGGCCACCATTTCGAGAAGCTCATGGTACAGCTTTGGGGTAAAGGAGCAAGGGCAGGGTTTCTCACTTGTACCGACAAAAAAGTTTACTGGTTTGTGACTAGGAGATCCCATCCACAAG ATGCAGAGATCTGTGGGGATGCTGAGAGGGTTAGGCATACAACTCTGGAGATTGTTAGAGATTTCCCTGAGCCCATTGCAGAACTAATAAAGTCGAGCCCAGCGGAGACCATTAATATGGCAGATCTAAAGGTGAGGTGGGTTTGGCCATGGGAGTGGGGAAGAGGGATGGAAAAAGGAAAGGGAAGTGTAACCATTGTTGGAGATGCGTTGCACCCAGTGACGCCTGATCTTGGTCAGGGCGCCTGTACGGCTCTAGAGGACGCTGTCCATCTCAGCAGATGCTTAGAACAAGCCATCAAATCTGTAAACATGGCGGAGTGGGGAGAAGCCGAGGTGGAAAAGATAGAATCCTGTTTCAACAAATACCTAGAGGAGAGGAGATGGCGAATATCTGGTATTGCAAGTGCTGCATTTGTGATAGGACTTATACAGGAGGGATCCTCAAGACTCGCACGTTTTATTCGTGATTGGATTTTCTTCCCTTTGTTCTCTATGAGATATATTCTCTACTTTGTACACAATTAG
- the LOC131030216 gene encoding monooxygenase 2 isoform X2, with amino-acid sequence MEKCEDVVVVGGGVAGLATALALHRVGLKSLVLERADCLRTAGAAFIMWPNAWKALDVLGVSDSLRPFYSQLDGIRGSSICTGVCKNVPLNSGGKGDSSMKLESRCIERMTLLEALAKELPEGSIRFDSKIVSLQRDTLSPFTTLELADGTSLTAKIVIGCDGVYSAVARYMGLPPAKSSGRVAIRGMVTYTEGHHFEKLMVQLWGKGARAGFLTCTDKKVYWFVTRRSHPQDAEICGDAERVRHTTLEIVRDFPEPIAELIKSSPAETINMADLKVRWVWPWEWGRGMEKGKGSVTIVGDALHPVTPDLGQGACTALEDAVHLSRCLEQAIKSVNMAEWGEAEVEKIESCFNKYLEERRWRISGIASAAFVIGLIQEGSSRLARFIRDWIFFPLFSMRYILYFVHN; translated from the exons ATGGAGAAATGCGAAGATGTTGTGGTTGTAGGAGGGGGAGTTGCAGGGCTAGCCACTGCACTTGCTCTCCATAG GGTGGGATTGAAGAGCCTGGTACTTGAGCGCGCTGATTGCCTTCGAACTGCCGGCGCTGCCTTCATCATGTGGCCTAATGCCTGGAAAGCACTTGATGTTCTCGGCGTATCAGATTCCCTTCGCCCATTTTACTCTCAACTTGACGG GATTCGGGGCTCTTCAATTTGCACTGGTGTCTGTAAGAATGTCCCCCTCAATAGTGGAGGCAAAGG GGATTCAAGTATGAAACTGGAATCTCGGTGCATAGAAAGAATGACACTTTTGGAAGCGCTAGCCAAGGAATTGCCTGAGGGGAGCATCAGATTCGACTCCAAAATCGTTTCCCTACAGAGAGACACTCTCTCCCCTTTCACCACACTAGAGCTTGCAGACGGAACATCCCTCACAGCAAAG ATTGTGATAGGATGTGATGGAGTGTACTCAGCGGTTGCAAGATATATGGGCCTCCCACCAGCCAAATCATCCGGACGAGTTGCCATTAGAGGCATGGTCACATATACAGAAGGCCACCATTTCGAGAAGCTCATGGTACAGCTTTGGGGTAAAGGAGCAAGGGCAGGGTTTCTCACTTGTACCGACAAAAAAGTTTACTGGTTTGTGACTAGGAGATCCCATCCACAAG ATGCAGAGATCTGTGGGGATGCTGAGAGGGTTAGGCATACAACTCTGGAGATTGTTAGAGATTTCCCTGAGCCCATTGCAGAACTAATAAAGTCGAGCCCAGCGGAGACCATTAATATGGCAGATCTAAAGGTGAGGTGGGTTTGGCCATGGGAGTGGGGAAGAGGGATGGAAAAAGGAAAGGGAAGTGTAACCATTGTTGGAGATGCGTTGCACCCAGTGACGCCTGATCTTGGTCAGGGCGCCTGTACGGCTCTAGAGGACGCTGTCCATCTCAGCAGATGCTTAGAACAAGCCATCAAATCTGTAAACATGGCGGAGTGGGGAGAAGCCGAGGTGGAAAAGATAGAATCCTGTTTCAACAAATACCTAGAGGAGAGGAGATGGCGAATATCTGGTATTGCAAGTGCTGCATTTGTGATAGGACTTATACAGGAGGGATCCTCAAGACTCGCACGTTTTATTCGTGATTGGATTTTCTTCCCTTTGTTCTCTATGAGATATATTCTCTACTTTGTACACAATTAG